One genomic window of Stigmatella ashevillena includes the following:
- a CDS encoding GAF domain-containing protein: protein MAEVTLDLRGAPKAAAYAQLKQHVEAVLEGIDDDITAMSTMSCLLHHGFGHLWTGFYRVVQPGKLLRVGPYQGTLGCLEITFGKGVCGVSAATRETVVVPDVHAFPGHITCDGRSQSEIVVPVFGKNRELIAVLDIDSEHKATFDEVDRQALEELMTWFSRPRA from the coding sequence ATGGCAGAAGTCACCCTGGATCTGCGAGGCGCACCGAAGGCAGCGGCGTATGCGCAGCTGAAGCAGCACGTCGAGGCCGTGCTGGAAGGCATCGACGACGACATCACCGCGATGTCGACGATGAGCTGCCTGCTGCACCACGGCTTTGGCCATCTGTGGACGGGGTTCTACCGGGTGGTCCAGCCCGGAAAGCTGCTGCGGGTGGGCCCCTACCAAGGGACGCTGGGATGCCTGGAGATCACCTTTGGCAAGGGCGTCTGCGGGGTGTCCGCCGCCACGCGCGAGACGGTGGTGGTGCCCGACGTGCACGCCTTCCCAGGCCACATCACGTGTGACGGCCGCTCGCAGTCGGAGATCGTCGTTCCGGTGTTCGGGAAGAACCGCGAGCTGATCGCGGTGCTGGACATCGATTCGGAGCACAAGGCCACCTTCGATGAGGTGGACCGGCAGGCCCTCGAAGAGCTGATGACCTGGTTCTCGCGCCCGCGCGCTTAA
- a CDS encoding FBP domain-containing protein: protein MFRLETDRTLVEAFRPRDRRVIEMPSGVTFPLFVRDYLAWTETSGGRVYLIFAAPGSRKPIGIIFRREAPGGGPPTSQMCDWCHHAGSSNEVGLLTTDVTSKRRVGVNLCVDLRCQARLEDAADRSGRHPHEVLERLKERMFRFAHEALGIQAQPAA, encoded by the coding sequence GTGTTCCGACTTGAAACCGACCGGACGCTTGTCGAGGCCTTCCGGCCACGAGACCGCCGGGTCATCGAGATGCCTTCGGGGGTCACCTTCCCGCTCTTCGTGCGCGACTACCTGGCCTGGACGGAGACGTCCGGGGGGCGCGTGTACCTCATCTTCGCCGCGCCCGGCAGCCGCAAGCCCATTGGCATCATCTTCCGCCGGGAAGCGCCGGGCGGGGGCCCTCCCACCTCGCAGATGTGCGACTGGTGCCACCACGCGGGCTCGTCGAATGAGGTGGGCCTGCTCACCACCGACGTGACCAGCAAGCGCCGTGTGGGGGTGAACCTCTGCGTCGACCTGCGCTGCCAGGCAAGGCTGGAGGATGCGGCGGACCGCTCCGGGCGCCATCCGCACGAGGTCCTCGAGCGCCTCAAGGAGCGCATGTTCCGCTTCGCCCATGAGGCCCTCGGCATCCAGGCCCAACCCGCGGCGTAG
- a CDS encoding pseudouridine-5'-phosphate glycosidase, with protein MNFQYSDEVRRALGEKRPLVALETSVVAQGLPYPDNLATARACEEAIRRAGAVPAPIAVVDGRVCIGLEEDAMRRLAEGKERLLKLGSRDLAVALAQKASGGTTVSATCELAAAAGIRVFSTGGIGGVHRGAGEHMDISQDIGALARYPVAVVCAGAKSVLDLPKTLEALETAGVPVIGVGTGELPSFYSRGSGLPLEHRVEDATMAARIVQARQELGQGGLLFTVPPPEEVALPRAEMELHIAAALAEAEHQGIRGKAVTPFLLADMAKRTGGKSMKANIALLTNNARFAGELAVALGRP; from the coding sequence ATGAACTTCCAGTACTCCGATGAAGTGCGGCGCGCGTTAGGGGAAAAGCGGCCCCTGGTGGCGCTCGAGACCAGCGTGGTGGCTCAGGGGTTGCCTTACCCGGACAACCTCGCCACTGCGCGAGCCTGCGAGGAGGCCATCCGGCGTGCGGGCGCCGTGCCCGCGCCCATCGCCGTGGTGGACGGGCGGGTGTGCATCGGGCTGGAGGAGGACGCCATGCGCAGGCTCGCCGAGGGCAAGGAGCGCCTGCTGAAGCTGGGCTCGAGGGATCTCGCCGTGGCCCTGGCTCAAAAGGCCTCGGGTGGGACGACGGTGAGCGCCACTTGCGAACTGGCCGCCGCCGCGGGCATTCGCGTCTTCTCCACCGGAGGTATCGGGGGGGTCCACCGCGGTGCCGGTGAGCACATGGACATCTCCCAGGACATCGGCGCGCTGGCCCGCTATCCGGTGGCGGTGGTGTGCGCGGGGGCCAAGTCCGTGCTGGATCTGCCCAAGACGCTGGAGGCACTGGAGACCGCGGGCGTGCCCGTCATCGGCGTGGGGACGGGCGAGCTGCCTTCCTTTTACAGCCGGGGCTCGGGCCTGCCGCTGGAGCACCGCGTCGAGGACGCCACCATGGCCGCCCGCATCGTCCAGGCGCGGCAGGAACTCGGTCAGGGCGGACTCCTTTTCACAGTGCCTCCCCCGGAGGAAGTGGCCCTGCCGCGGGCCGAGATGGAATTGCACATTGCCGCCGCGCTGGCCGAGGCCGAGCATCAAGGCATCCGGGGCAAGGCCGTCACCCCGTTCCTGCTGGCAGACATGGCGAAGCGCACTGGGGGCAAAAGCATGAAGGCCAATATCGCGCTGCTGACGAACAACGCCCGCTTCGCGGGAGAGCTGGCCGTGGCCCTCGGACGTCCCTGA
- a CDS encoding NUDIX domain-containing protein, giving the protein MTIETLASKEVYRNRWMTVREDSIRRPDGSTGIYGVVCKVDFVLIIPYENGRFHLVEQYRYPVKGRFLEFPQGSWETRADVPPEVVAAGELQEETGLVAGRMVPLGHLFNAPGYSTQGMHVFLAEDLSRGEQKLEHEEGDLVRTEVSVEAFEALVREGRIKDASTLSAYALLRMHRSLQAPGGAAGAL; this is encoded by the coding sequence GTGACGATCGAGACACTCGCCTCGAAGGAGGTCTACCGGAACCGGTGGATGACCGTGCGGGAGGATTCCATCCGCAGGCCGGATGGCTCGACCGGAATCTACGGGGTGGTCTGCAAGGTGGACTTCGTGCTCATCATTCCCTACGAGAACGGCCGGTTCCACCTGGTGGAGCAGTACCGTTACCCCGTAAAGGGCCGGTTCCTGGAGTTCCCTCAGGGCTCCTGGGAGACCCGCGCGGACGTGCCTCCCGAGGTGGTCGCCGCCGGCGAGCTCCAGGAGGAGACCGGTCTGGTGGCGGGGCGCATGGTGCCCCTGGGGCACCTCTTCAATGCCCCGGGGTACTCCACCCAAGGCATGCACGTCTTCCTGGCGGAGGACCTCTCCCGGGGCGAGCAGAAGCTGGAGCACGAGGAGGGGGACTTGGTCCGCACCGAGGTTTCGGTCGAGGCGTTCGAGGCCCTCGTCCGAGAGGGACGCATCAAGGACGCGAGCACCCTCTCGGCCTATGCCCTGCTGCGAATGCACCGGAGCCTCCAGGCGCCGGGTGGCGCTGCCGGGGCCCTTTAA
- a CDS encoding DUF2314 domain-containing protein gives MNEIYLLAIEAAAPVSIETLRTTFASDEVRFVPDTEGGGFAIHAEGTRVEVRFDAENLHAGWRKDLLTGSEEARHMLSRAKGFYRISVEPGTGPQPTVPVFEALWCARTLMEHVPGVLADLTAYKLHDIADVVEITELDFDIRDHVNLHAVEAIEGDTPLWVHSHGMEKFGSRDLEIFHLGEDDLLPAETFLHELCTDLAFGQGPEPRSMVATSEGQAFMLVPSEEARTNLLGVPLETFEGHEALFLSVVSPLGRHNTAELLRPYRERFIPEPEERTDALRREAQALLPAFLARFHRKGLMEPLTFLARAPFETHPEGETVVEKLWLEVVAWEEGTLVGKLVDGAVHTTEWRKGAHVEVDGEQINALAISREGRTLDEDEMRALLNAERPM, from the coding sequence GTGAACGAGATCTACCTGCTCGCCATAGAGGCCGCCGCCCCGGTGTCCATCGAGACGCTGCGCACGACGTTCGCGTCGGACGAAGTCCGCTTCGTTCCGGACACCGAAGGGGGTGGGTTCGCCATCCACGCGGAGGGAACCCGGGTGGAGGTGCGCTTCGACGCCGAGAACCTGCACGCGGGGTGGCGCAAGGATCTGCTGACCGGCAGCGAGGAGGCCCGGCACATGCTCAGCCGGGCGAAGGGTTTCTACCGCATCTCCGTGGAGCCCGGCACCGGGCCTCAGCCCACCGTCCCCGTGTTCGAGGCCCTGTGGTGTGCGCGCACCCTGATGGAGCACGTCCCGGGCGTGTTGGCGGACCTCACCGCGTACAAACTGCACGACATCGCGGACGTGGTGGAAATCACCGAGCTGGACTTCGACATCCGGGATCACGTCAACCTGCATGCGGTGGAGGCCATCGAGGGGGATACCCCGCTGTGGGTGCACTCGCACGGCATGGAGAAGTTCGGGTCGAGGGATCTGGAGATCTTCCACCTGGGGGAGGACGATCTGCTGCCTGCGGAGACGTTCCTCCACGAGCTGTGCACGGACCTGGCGTTCGGGCAGGGGCCCGAGCCCCGGAGCATGGTGGCCACCAGCGAGGGCCAGGCGTTCATGTTGGTCCCGTCCGAGGAGGCTCGGACGAACCTGCTGGGCGTGCCCCTGGAGACGTTCGAGGGGCACGAGGCGCTGTTTCTCAGCGTGGTGTCGCCGCTGGGACGGCACAACACGGCGGAGCTGCTGCGGCCCTACCGCGAGCGCTTCATTCCCGAGCCAGAAGAGCGCACGGACGCGCTGAGGCGCGAGGCGCAGGCCCTGCTGCCGGCCTTCCTGGCCCGCTTCCACCGCAAGGGGCTGATGGAGCCGCTCACCTTCCTGGCGCGGGCGCCGTTCGAGACCCACCCCGAAGGCGAGACGGTGGTGGAGAAGCTCTGGCTGGAAGTGGTGGCCTGGGAAGAGGGCACCCTGGTGGGCAAGCTGGTGGATGGGGCGGTCCACACCACCGAGTGGCGCAAGGGCGCCCATGTGGAGGTGGACGGAGAGCAGATCAACGCCCTGGCCATCAGCCGCGAGGGGCGCACGCTGGATGAGGACGAGATGCGCGCCCTGCTGAACGCCGAACGGCCGATGTAG
- the rplQ gene encoding 50S ribosomal protein L17: MRHKLGQRKLHRTTSHRLAMLNNMVTSLLEHEAIRTTLPKAKEARKLAERIITLGKRGGLANVRLASRTVKDKNVLQKVFSEYKDRYSTRKGGYTRIIKLGFRKGDAAEVALLELVDRPAKPAAAAAEGAEGEAKQAEETKAE; the protein is encoded by the coding sequence ATGCGTCACAAGCTTGGACAAAGGAAGCTGCACCGCACCACGAGCCACCGGCTCGCGATGCTCAACAACATGGTCACCTCGCTGCTCGAGCACGAGGCCATCCGCACCACGCTGCCCAAGGCCAAGGAGGCCCGGAAGCTGGCGGAGCGCATCATCACGCTCGGCAAGCGTGGCGGGCTGGCCAATGTCCGTCTCGCGTCCCGGACCGTGAAGGACAAGAACGTCCTCCAGAAGGTCTTCAGCGAGTACAAGGACCGTTACAGCACCCGCAAGGGTGGTTACACCCGCATCATCAAGCTGGGTTTCCGCAAGGGTGACGCGGCCGAGGTGGCCCTGTTGGAGCTGGTGGACCGTCCGGCGAAGCCTGCCGCTGCGGCCGCCGAGGGTGCTGAGGGCGAGGCGAAGCAGGCCGAAGAGACGAAGGCCGAGTAG
- a CDS encoding lysophospholipid acyltransferase family protein encodes MARKIFCMFVAAAWTAILFPFAVLASFVRGGDSWVTRRLWSPVLVWAGGGQLVVHGLENVDPKRPTIYVSNHQSTLDIPVLFMAVPVHFRYVAKSQLAWVPFIGWYLWLAGHIFVNRSNLSGAIESLRAAAQKIRNGTNIFLYPEGTRSPDGRILPFKKGPFALALEARVPICPVTVEGTARIMPKNSWNITPGPVHVKIGKPIDTTGFAENDRAGLARAVRDVIIAQSLELGGRGGDPDNAIAASGIEGLSTPPPSAA; translated from the coding sequence ATGGCCCGTAAGATCTTCTGTATGTTCGTCGCAGCCGCTTGGACGGCGATCCTGTTCCCCTTTGCCGTGCTGGCTTCATTCGTGCGAGGGGGCGACTCCTGGGTCACCCGACGCCTCTGGTCGCCCGTGCTGGTATGGGCCGGCGGGGGCCAACTGGTGGTGCACGGACTGGAGAACGTGGACCCGAAGCGGCCCACCATTTATGTCTCCAACCACCAGTCCACGTTGGACATCCCCGTGCTCTTCATGGCCGTGCCGGTGCACTTCCGTTACGTCGCCAAGAGCCAGCTGGCCTGGGTGCCCTTCATCGGCTGGTACCTGTGGTTGGCGGGTCACATTTTCGTCAACCGCTCCAACCTCTCGGGTGCCATCGAATCGTTGCGCGCCGCGGCGCAGAAGATCCGGAACGGCACCAACATCTTCCTCTACCCGGAGGGCACCCGCTCGCCCGATGGGCGCATCCTGCCCTTCAAGAAGGGCCCCTTTGCCCTGGCCCTCGAGGCCCGGGTGCCCATCTGCCCCGTGACCGTGGAAGGGACCGCCCGCATCATGCCCAAGAACTCCTGGAACATCACTCCAGGTCCGGTGCATGTGAAGATCGGCAAGCCCATCGATACCACGGGGTTCGCCGAGAATGACCGCGCGGGACTCGCCCGCGCCGTCCGCGATGTCATCATTGCCCAGAGCCTGGAACTCGGCGGCCGGGGGGGTGATCCGGACAACGCCATCGCCGCCTCGGGCATCGAGGGCCTCAGCACCCCACCTCCATCCGCCGCCTAA
- a CDS encoding putative zinc-binding metallopeptidase, with translation MLSTSQIAFREKSLADPHEAEDSPRRSERESLLQARIKDLKLHLQGTPLERHIQQLYAELEAKGISFRPECYLSDQWGCPSGVPVIGLPFYLADPRLHTLEAELGGDAETDHDILMYLRHEAGHAFNYAYRLYDTEEWRKVFGDYSKPYQDDYKPRPFSRKYVAHISGWYAQKHPDEDFAETFAVWLTPGMDWAKRYAGWAALKKLQYVDEVIRRIGRAPPAVQLADRDLDVGDMEETVLDHYRQRQLEERVELKLREHLDQDLLGLFEPAETTSAASAETLVRAERQALIQSVTRYSGVSRAVIIALVDHLAERTAALRLTVHLDKTREYLTKLTSLVTALAMNYLYTDHFFEVD, from the coding sequence ATGCTCTCGACCTCTCAGATTGCCTTCCGCGAAAAGTCCCTCGCCGATCCGCATGAGGCAGAGGATTCCCCGCGCCGCTCCGAGCGCGAGTCCCTTCTCCAGGCGCGCATCAAGGATCTGAAGCTGCACCTCCAAGGCACGCCCCTGGAGCGGCACATCCAGCAGCTCTATGCCGAGCTCGAAGCCAAGGGCATCTCCTTCCGGCCCGAGTGCTACCTCTCCGACCAGTGGGGGTGCCCCTCGGGGGTGCCGGTCATCGGATTGCCCTTCTACCTGGCGGACCCTCGCCTTCACACGCTGGAGGCAGAGCTGGGAGGAGATGCGGAGACAGACCACGACATCCTCATGTACTTGCGCCATGAGGCCGGACACGCCTTCAACTACGCCTACCGGCTCTATGACACCGAGGAGTGGCGGAAGGTCTTCGGGGATTACTCCAAGCCCTACCAGGACGACTACAAACCGCGTCCCTTCAGCCGCAAGTACGTGGCGCACATCTCGGGCTGGTATGCGCAGAAGCACCCGGACGAAGACTTCGCGGAGACGTTCGCCGTCTGGCTGACGCCCGGCATGGACTGGGCGAAGCGTTACGCCGGGTGGGCGGCGCTCAAGAAGCTCCAATACGTCGATGAGGTCATCCGCCGCATCGGCCGGGCCCCTCCGGCCGTCCAGCTGGCCGACCGGGATCTGGACGTGGGGGACATGGAGGAAACCGTCCTCGACCACTACCGCCAGCGCCAACTGGAAGAGCGCGTGGAGCTGAAGCTGCGGGAGCACCTCGACCAGGATCTCCTGGGCCTCTTCGAGCCCGCGGAGACCACCTCTGCCGCCAGTGCGGAGACACTGGTCCGGGCCGAACGCCAAGCGCTCATCCAGTCGGTCACGCGGTACAGCGGCGTGAGCCGGGCGGTCATCATCGCGCTGGTGGACCATCTGGCCGAGCGCACCGCCGCGCTGCGCCTCACCGTCCACTTGGACAAGACCCGCGAGTACCTCACCAAGCTCACCTCACTGGTGACGGCCTTGGCGATGAACTACCTCTACACAGACCACTTCTTCGAGGTGGACTGA
- a CDS encoding dipeptidase, whose amino-acid sequence MIRSFSKFLPALALSTGLAAPAAIACTSLLVTKGASSDGSTFITYSADAHELYGELYYTPARRNAAGAMRDIIEWDTGKALGRIPEAPVTYSVVGNMNEHQLTISESTFTGRKELEGPSGIIDYGSLIYIALERAKTAREAIQVMTSLTAEHGYASTGESFSIADPKEAWILEMIGKGEGKKGSIWVARRLPDGFMSAHANQARIRQFPLKDPENTLYAPDVISFAREKGWFTGADKDFSFADTYHPLDFEGARFAEARVWSIFRRAVPSLGLGVEYVNGSDPSKRLPLWVKLERKVSVQDVMALMRDHFEGTELDMTKDVGAGPYAVPYRWRPMTWDVDGKKYVHERAISTQQTGFSFVAQMRSWMPAPVGGVLWFGVDDTYTTVYTPMYAGIRRAPKNFAQGVASRGQFSWDSSFWVFNWVSNQAYSRWSDMIVDVRKTQGELEGQFLADQADIEKAALELYKTTPEQARSYLTDYSLQQGEKVHTRWRRLGEQLLVKYIDGNVRDETGKVNHPRYPDSWYRHIARDAGEKLAAPAEKAPEPKPAAPVPAPPPVEQKPTVAPPQ is encoded by the coding sequence ATGATCCGTTCCTTCTCGAAGTTCCTCCCGGCCCTGGCGCTCTCGACAGGGCTGGCGGCCCCCGCCGCGATTGCCTGCACCAGCCTGCTGGTGACCAAGGGCGCCTCTTCCGACGGCTCCACCTTCATCACCTACTCCGCGGATGCGCACGAGCTCTACGGTGAGCTGTACTACACGCCCGCGCGTCGCAATGCGGCGGGCGCCATGCGCGACATCATCGAGTGGGACACGGGCAAGGCCCTCGGCCGCATTCCGGAGGCGCCCGTCACGTACTCGGTGGTGGGCAACATGAACGAGCACCAGCTCACCATCAGCGAGTCCACGTTCACGGGCCGCAAGGAGCTGGAGGGGCCCAGCGGCATCATCGACTACGGCTCGCTCATCTACATCGCCCTGGAGCGCGCGAAGACCGCGCGGGAGGCCATCCAGGTCATGACCAGCCTGACCGCCGAGCACGGCTACGCCTCCACCGGAGAGTCCTTCTCCATCGCCGATCCGAAGGAGGCCTGGATCCTGGAGATGATCGGCAAGGGCGAGGGCAAGAAGGGCTCGATCTGGGTCGCCCGCCGCTTGCCCGATGGCTTCATGTCCGCGCACGCCAACCAGGCGCGCATCCGCCAGTTCCCGCTCAAGGATCCGGAGAACACCCTCTACGCCCCTGACGTCATCTCCTTCGCCCGGGAGAAGGGCTGGTTCACCGGAGCAGACAAGGACTTCAGCTTCGCCGACACCTACCACCCGTTGGACTTCGAGGGGGCGCGCTTCGCCGAGGCCCGCGTGTGGAGCATCTTCCGCCGGGCGGTGCCTTCACTGGGGCTGGGCGTGGAGTACGTGAATGGCTCGGATCCCAGCAAGCGCCTGCCGCTGTGGGTGAAGCTGGAGCGCAAGGTGTCCGTGCAGGATGTGATGGCGTTGATGCGCGATCACTTCGAGGGCACCGAGCTGGACATGACGAAGGACGTGGGGGCAGGCCCCTATGCCGTGCCCTATCGCTGGCGGCCGATGACCTGGGACGTGGACGGCAAGAAGTACGTCCACGAGCGCGCCATCTCCACGCAGCAGACGGGCTTCTCCTTCGTGGCGCAGATGCGCTCATGGATGCCCGCGCCCGTGGGCGGCGTGCTCTGGTTCGGCGTGGATGACACATACACCACCGTGTACACGCCCATGTACGCGGGCATCCGCCGCGCGCCGAAGAACTTCGCCCAGGGCGTGGCCAGCCGGGGTCAGTTCTCCTGGGACTCGTCCTTCTGGGTGTTCAACTGGGTCTCCAACCAGGCCTACTCGCGTTGGAGCGACATGATCGTGGATGTGCGCAAGACGCAGGGCGAGCTGGAAGGCCAGTTCCTCGCGGATCAGGCGGACATCGAGAAGGCGGCCCTGGAGCTGTACAAGACGACCCCCGAGCAGGCCCGCAGCTACCTGACCGACTACTCCCTTCAGCAGGGAGAGAAGGTCCACACCCGCTGGCGCCGCCTGGGAGAACAGCTGCTCGTGAAGTACATCGACGGCAACGTCCGGGATGAGACGGGCAAGGTCAACCATCCCCGCTACCCAGACTCCTGGTACCGGCACATCGCCCGGGATGCGGGAGAAAAGCTGGCCGCCCCTGCGGAGAAGGCGCCTGAGCCAAAACCCGCGGCCCCCGTTCCCGCCCCGCCCCCGGTGGAGCAGAAGCCCACCGTGGCGCCGCCGCAGTAG
- a CDS encoding D-alanine--D-alanine ligase family protein — MPLPPSKIAILHYQLEGDPVDPVVLQVGESLRELGHEPRFISVSDRVFDILHEIERSGCDLVFNLCETFAEDYRLEVNVAALMEMARVRFTGSGTAGLLLAQDKILTKQLLEYHEIPTPDFATFDGITVETNGDLEFPLIVKPARSDASIGIGGKSLVNSWEQLTDRVREIRKELRDEALAEEFIKGREVYVGIIGTKDLPEILPIVELDFGNWDKNKPTISDREVKFGPETEGSPKLVIARDISPVLRQRVERAALLAYRGLKLQDYARIDLRISEEGDPYILEVNPNPYLEDKGELALAAREKGLTYTQLIGRILDSAGQRYGMMKKPAPTAQDYLTAPAMG; from the coding sequence ATGCCGCTACCTCCCTCGAAGATCGCCATCCTCCACTACCAGTTGGAGGGAGATCCGGTGGACCCCGTGGTGCTCCAAGTGGGTGAGTCCCTCCGGGAGCTGGGCCACGAGCCCCGCTTCATCTCGGTGAGTGACCGCGTCTTCGACATCCTCCATGAGATCGAACGCTCGGGGTGTGACCTGGTGTTCAACCTCTGCGAGACGTTCGCGGAGGACTACCGCCTGGAGGTGAATGTCGCGGCGCTGATGGAGATGGCGCGCGTGAGGTTCACCGGCTCGGGGACGGCGGGGTTGCTGCTGGCGCAGGACAAGATCCTCACCAAGCAGCTCCTCGAGTACCACGAGATCCCCACGCCCGACTTCGCCACCTTCGACGGCATCACCGTGGAGACCAACGGAGACTTGGAGTTTCCGCTCATCGTGAAACCTGCCCGGAGCGACGCCTCCATCGGCATCGGCGGCAAGTCGCTGGTGAACAGTTGGGAGCAGCTCACGGACCGGGTGCGGGAGATCCGCAAGGAGCTTCGCGACGAGGCGCTCGCGGAGGAGTTCATCAAGGGGCGCGAGGTGTACGTCGGCATCATCGGCACCAAGGATCTGCCGGAGATCCTCCCCATCGTGGAGCTGGACTTCGGCAACTGGGACAAGAACAAGCCGACCATCTCCGACCGAGAGGTGAAGTTCGGTCCCGAGACGGAGGGCTCGCCCAAGCTCGTCATCGCCCGGGACATCTCCCCGGTGCTGCGCCAACGCGTGGAGCGGGCCGCGCTGCTCGCGTACCGGGGGCTCAAGCTCCAGGACTACGCCCGAATCGATCTGCGCATCTCCGAGGAAGGCGATCCGTACATCCTCGAGGTGAATCCCAACCCCTACCTGGAGGACAAGGGAGAGCTGGCGCTCGCGGCCCGGGAGAAGGGGCTGACCTACACCCAGCTCATCGGCCGCATCCTCGATTCGGCGGGACAGCGTTACGGGATGATGAAGAAGCCTGCCCCTACAGCCCAGGATTACTTGACAGCCCCGGCCATGGGCTGA
- a CDS encoding deoxynucleoside kinase, giving the protein MARKKFIAVAGNIGAGKTELTSFLCRKYDLTPYFEPNDQNPYLAHFYKDMKTWAFRSQIFFLTHKFRLHRELERQTGTVLQDRTIYEDAEIFAKNLHRQRFIDRRDWQTYRELYETIAQALSPPDLMIYLRCPVQTLRERIRLRGRSMEKDIPVAYLKRLNALYEEWFSNYKMSPVLVLPTDKLDYLTNLVDRVDLFRQIEKYL; this is encoded by the coding sequence GTGGCCAGGAAAAAGTTCATCGCCGTTGCGGGCAACATCGGTGCCGGGAAGACGGAACTCACCTCATTTCTCTGCCGAAAGTACGATCTCACCCCGTACTTCGAGCCGAACGACCAGAACCCGTATCTGGCTCACTTCTACAAGGACATGAAGACGTGGGCGTTCCGCTCACAGATCTTCTTTCTGACGCACAAGTTCCGGTTGCACCGGGAGCTGGAACGCCAAACGGGCACCGTGCTCCAAGACCGGACCATCTACGAGGACGCGGAGATCTTCGCCAAGAACCTCCACCGCCAGCGCTTCATCGACCGGCGGGACTGGCAGACCTACCGGGAGCTGTATGAGACCATCGCTCAGGCCCTGTCCCCTCCCGATCTCATGATCTACCTGCGCTGTCCGGTGCAGACACTGCGCGAGCGCATCCGCCTGCGCGGCCGGTCCATGGAGAAGGACATTCCCGTGGCCTATCTCAAGCGCCTCAACGCCTTGTACGAGGAATGGTTCAGCAACTACAAAATGTCGCCCGTTCTCGTCCTCCCGACGGACAAGCTGGATTATCTGACCAACCTGGTGGACCGCGTGGATCTCTTCCGCCAGATCGAGAAGTACCTGTGA
- a CDS encoding tetratricopeptide repeat protein yields MKNRSPRRTSLLHRWTPAVLALGMLTGCQHASPSARALGPAEQARFFLEQNQPDRALPLLEELHSQAPEELSVARALTEAQVKAGRGDAWIAELQRRNGQAERAVNHYMLGLALFSRASDAGAPAVAAFERAIALAPSEPEFHYRLGIAHLESEQYTAALRPLRRAAELAPERAAVRLPLAKALYRTGDAPGAVAALNAVVRASPSPSEVATARALMNQIADPFVGFPKAAEGKLEEGIKLLQELDIPQQAILAFEELLQSYPDLAVVHALLGLAYQRLDDAGRAVDEFKQAIERAPQDGKNYLYLGELYLSRQRSDAAREAYAKAVALNPLLDAAWFRLGDLYLDRRELTAAREAFQVLTSLQPDAVPPRGKLALVFQLEGDYPAAQRELLRVVEKDPENLEFILRLGLLFTEQALRARTAESRRTSGAEAEKWLLKVLEAQPDNVQASRALQQVKAQ; encoded by the coding sequence GTGAAGAACCGCTCCCCTCGCCGCACCTCCCTGCTCCACCGCTGGACTCCCGCCGTGCTGGCCCTGGGCATGCTCACGGGCTGCCAGCACGCCTCTCCGTCGGCGCGCGCCTTGGGACCGGCGGAGCAGGCCCGCTTCTTCCTGGAGCAGAACCAGCCTGACCGGGCCCTGCCGCTGTTGGAAGAACTCCATTCCCAGGCTCCGGAGGAGCTCTCCGTGGCGCGGGCCCTGACCGAAGCACAGGTGAAGGCGGGCCGCGGGGATGCGTGGATTGCCGAGTTGCAGCGGCGCAACGGCCAAGCCGAGCGGGCGGTGAACCATTACATGCTGGGCCTGGCCTTGTTCTCACGGGCCTCGGATGCGGGCGCCCCCGCGGTGGCCGCCTTCGAGCGTGCCATCGCCCTGGCCCCTTCCGAGCCCGAGTTCCATTACCGGCTGGGCATTGCCCACCTGGAGTCCGAGCAATACACCGCCGCCCTGAGGCCCCTGAGGCGCGCCGCCGAACTGGCTCCGGAGAGGGCCGCCGTCCGCCTGCCGCTCGCCAAGGCGCTGTACCGCACCGGAGACGCTCCGGGCGCGGTGGCCGCCCTCAATGCCGTGGTGAGGGCCTCCCCTTCCCCCTCCGAGGTGGCCACCGCCCGGGCGCTGATGAACCAGATCGCCGACCCCTTCGTGGGCTTTCCCAAGGCGGCCGAGGGCAAGCTCGAGGAGGGCATCAAGCTCCTCCAGGAGTTGGACATCCCGCAGCAGGCCATCCTGGCCTTCGAGGAGCTTCTGCAAAGCTACCCGGACCTGGCGGTGGTCCACGCCCTGCTGGGGTTGGCCTACCAGCGGCTGGATGACGCGGGCCGGGCCGTGGACGAGTTCAAGCAGGCCATCGAGCGGGCGCCTCAGGATGGAAAGAACTACCTCTACCTGGGAGAGCTGTACCTGTCCCGCCAGCGCTCGGACGCAGCCCGGGAGGCCTACGCGAAGGCCGTGGCGCTCAACCCGCTGCTGGATGCCGCCTGGTTCCGGCTGGGGGATTTGTACCTGGACCGCAGAGAGCTGACCGCCGCCCGGGAAGCCTTCCAGGTCCTCACCTCGCTCCAACCGGACGCCGTGCCTCCCCGGGGCAAGCTGGCGCTGGTGTTCCAACTGGAGGGGGACTATCCCGCCGCCCAGCGGGAGCTCCTGCGCGTGGTGGAGAAGGATCCGGAGAACCTCGAGTTCATCCTGCGCCTGGGGCTGCTCTTCACCGAGCAGGCGCTGCGAGCCCGGACGGCCGAGAGCCGGCGCACCTCCGGGGCGGAGGCCGAGAAGTGGTTGCTCAAGGTGCTGGAGGCCCAGCCGGACAACGTGCAGGCCTCCCGGGCGCTGCAACAGGTCAAGGCACAGTAG